Genomic window (Pseudomonas azadiae):
AGTTGTGGGCCAAGGCTGTCCGCACCTTCCTTTTCACGCGAGCAGATGAAGGCAATGCCACGCTTGCCCAGTTCGCTGGCGACGTAGGTGAAGGTCTGGGCCGGGTTGTCATCGCCCATGTCGTGTGAATCGGCGCGTGGGGCCAGGTGCACGCCCACACGGCCGGCGCCCCAGACTTCGATGGCGGCGTCGGTGACTTCCAGCAGCAGGCGCGCACGGTTTTCCAGGGAGCCACCGTAGTTGTCGGTGCGCTGGTTGGTGCTGCTCTGCAGGAACTGGTCAAGCAGGTAACCGTTGGCACCGTGGATTTCCACGCCATCGAAACCGGCGGCCTTGGCGTTCTCGGCACCGGTGCGGTAGGCGTCGACGATGTCGGCGATTTCAGCGGTTTCCAGGGCGCGGGGGGTCGGGTAGTCGGCCATTGGGCGCACCAGGCTGACATGCCCTTTGGGCTGGATCGCGCTCGGAGCCACCGGGGTTTCGCCGTTCAGGTAGGATTCGTGGGAGATGCGGCCCACATGCCACAGTTGCAGGAAAATCTTGCCGCCCGCGCCATGCACCGCCTTGGTGATGTTGGCCCAGCCACGTACCTGATCGTTGGACCAGATGCCGGGCGTGTCGGGGTAACCCACGCCCATTGGCGTGACCGAGGTGGCTTCGCTGAGGATCAGCCCGGCGGAGGCGCGTTGCACGTAGTACTCGGCCATCAGCGCATTGGGTACGCGACCGGCGTCGGCACGGCAGCGGGTCAGCGGCGCCATGATGATGCGGTTCGACAGTTCCAGGTCGCCCAGGGTGATCGGATCGAAAATAGTCGTCATGGGATACACCTTTCTTTAAGTTTGATCAGTTAGTCACGGGGGCCAGGTCGGCATTGCCGCTCTGACGGAAGGTAATCAAGGTCACCACCAGCGCCAGGATCGCCAGGGCCGCCGCGGCCAACGGCACGCGGGCCAGGCCGAAACCGTGGGCGATCACACTGCCGCCGACCCAGGCGCCGAGGGCGTTGCCGATGTTGAAGGCGCCGATGTTGAGGGTCGACACCAGGTTCGGCGCGGCCTTGCCGAAGGTCACCACGTTGATCTGCAGCGCAGGCACGGCGGCAAATGAGGCGGTGGCCCACAGGAACAAGGTGATTTCGGTCGGGATCAGCGCGACGCTGGTCCAGCTCAGCGCCGTGGAAACCACTGCCATGCTGATGAACACGCCGATCAGCGTGGCGGCCAGGCGCTTGTCCGCCAGCTTGCCGCCAATGATGTTGCCCACAGTGAGGCCCAGGCCGATCAGCAGCAGGGTCCAAGTCACGCCCTTGGGCGACACGCCGGTGACATCGCCCAGCAGCGGCGCGACATAGGTAAAAAGGGTGAACATGGAGGCGGCAAACAGTGCGGTCATGCTCAGCGACAGCCAGATCCCGGCGCCTTTGAGCGCGGCGAGTTCGGCGCGCATGTCGAGTTTCTCTTCGTCACGCTTGGCTGGGAGGAAGCGGATCAGGCCGATCAACGCCACCACACCAATCACCGTCACCGCCCAGAAGGTCGAGCGCCAGCCGGCTTCCTGGCCCAGCGCGGTGCCCAGCGGAACGCCGAGTACGTTGGCCAGGGTCAGGCCGGTGAACATCAAGGCCACGGCCGATGCACGCTTGTTGGCCGGCACCAGGTTGGCCGCTACGACTGAACCAATACCGAAGAACGCACCGTGGCACAGCGCGGTGACCACACGAGCAAACATCAGCACGTTGTAGTCACTGGCCAGGGCGCACAGCAGGTTGCCGACAATGAAGATACCCATCAACGCAACCAGGGCCGCCTTGCGTGGCAGCCTGGCGGTGGCCAGCGCCATGAAAGGCGCACCGATGGCCACGCCCAGGGCGTAGCCGGTCACCAGCCAGCCGGCGCCGGGAATCGACACACCCAGGTCCGCTGCCACATCGGGCAGCAAGCCCATGATGACGAACTCGGTGGTGCCGATGGCGAAGGCGCTGAGGGCCAGTATGAGTAGCGAGAGGGGCATTATCGTTTCCTTGCTTACAGCGCCGCGGTGTCGTCAGCGCCGAGTTCAGTGATGAGCGCCGCGAGGAAAGCCTGGATGGTCGCCTCGTTGCGTTTGAAAAAGTGCCACTGGCCGGCCTTCTGGCTGCTGATCAATCCCGCCCGTTGCAAGGTGGCCAGGTGGGCCGACACGGTCGACTGGGACAAGCCGCAGCGCTGGTCGATCTGCCCGGCGCAGATGCCGTATTCGTGGTTGTGCAGTTGCTCGGGAAACTGCACTTTCGGGTCTTTGAGCCAGTTGAGGATGTCTCGTCGTACTGGGTGCGCCAGGGCTTTTATTATTTCGTCGAGGTCGATGGACATGGCAGGTGCTCGGTGTCGTACAGCGTTATATCGCGATGAGGCGAACTTTAAATCGGTGTATCCCGATATACCAATATGATTTTGATCTGATGTCAGACTGAATCGGTATATCGGGTTATAACGATACGTTGGTGGCAGTGCTAGACTGCGCGCCATGAATTATCTCGCACATCTGCATTTGGGCGGTCACCTTCCTGAGCAACTGCTGGGCAGTCTGTACGGCGACTTCGTCAAGGGTCGCCTGCAGGGCCAGTTCAGCCCGCCAATCGAAGCGGCGATCCAATTGCACCGCTCGATCGACCGCTTCACCGACAGCCATCCCTTGGTGGGGGCGGCGTTGTCACGCTTTAGCCTGACCCGCAGGCGCTATGCCGGAATCGTCCTCGATGTGTTTTTCGACCACTGCCTGGCGCGGGACTGGGCACAGTATGCCGACCAGCCATTGGAGCGCTTCACCGCGCAGGTGTACCGCGTGCTGGCGGCCGAGCCGCAGTTGCCCGGGCGGCTGGCGCAGATTGCGCCGTATATGGCGGCGGATGATTGGCTGGGTTCGTACCGCGAATTTGCGGTGATGGAG
Coding sequences:
- a CDS encoding alkene reductase, whose product is MTTIFDPITLGDLELSNRIIMAPLTRCRADAGRVPNALMAEYYVQRASAGLILSEATSVTPMGVGYPDTPGIWSNDQVRGWANITKAVHGAGGKIFLQLWHVGRISHESYLNGETPVAPSAIQPKGHVSLVRPMADYPTPRALETAEIADIVDAYRTGAENAKAAGFDGVEIHGANGYLLDQFLQSSTNQRTDNYGGSLENRARLLLEVTDAAIEVWGAGRVGVHLAPRADSHDMGDDNPAQTFTYVASELGKRGIAFICSREKEGADSLGPQLKKAFGGMYIANERFTKDSANAWLAEGKADAVAWGVPFIANPDLPARLKADAPLNEARPETFYAKGPVGYIDYPTLAL
- a CDS encoding MFS transporter, with product MPLSLLILALSAFAIGTTEFVIMGLLPDVAADLGVSIPGAGWLVTGYALGVAIGAPFMALATARLPRKAALVALMGIFIVGNLLCALASDYNVLMFARVVTALCHGAFFGIGSVVAANLVPANKRASAVALMFTGLTLANVLGVPLGTALGQEAGWRSTFWAVTVIGVVALIGLIRFLPAKRDEEKLDMRAELAALKGAGIWLSLSMTALFAASMFTLFTYVAPLLGDVTGVSPKGVTWTLLLIGLGLTVGNIIGGKLADKRLAATLIGVFISMAVVSTALSWTSVALIPTEITLFLWATASFAAVPALQINVVTFGKAAPNLVSTLNIGAFNIGNALGAWVGGSVIAHGFGLARVPLAAAALAILALVVTLITFRQSGNADLAPVTN
- a CDS encoding ArsR/SmtB family transcription factor, whose protein sequence is MSIDLDEIIKALAHPVRRDILNWLKDPKVQFPEQLHNHEYGICAGQIDQRCGLSQSTVSAHLATLQRAGLISSQKAGQWHFFKRNEATIQAFLAALITELGADDTAAL
- a CDS encoding acyl carrier protein phosphodiesterase produces the protein MNYLAHLHLGGHLPEQLLGSLYGDFVKGRLQGQFSPPIEAAIQLHRSIDRFTDSHPLVGAALSRFSLTRRRYAGIVLDVFFDHCLARDWAQYADQPLERFTAQVYRVLAAEPQLPGRLAQIAPYMAADDWLGSYREFAVMEQVLRGISRRLTQPEELGHAMQELRALYEPLSEDFRMFYPELQAFAKTQLITEV